A genomic segment from Vidua macroura isolate BioBank_ID:100142 chromosome Z, ASM2450914v1, whole genome shotgun sequence encodes:
- the LOC128822331 gene encoding uncharacterized protein LOC128822331, translated as MEVKKRNQEETRRIQEEMNLHQQRGDQQNQVSERVAATPLMKDPLSCILQNLKEQLDTDFQKAHAKIKAREKRQEEEIKIIREKLNPLPQALQKQVQVLTSHRAAGKDFRQMSGNEEPRGWREAQELSPPKIYKGFVTKPAAAAAWSKGAFALQPEKWSRGGLFISSADSAAAQQQEIKDDSLELLRKIVNMENPVMKYTELEYIGRG; from the exons ATGGAAGTAAAGAAGAGGAACCAGGAAGAGACAAGAAGAATTCAAGAGGAGATGAATCTTCATCAGCAGAGGGGCgatcaacaaaaccaggtgagtgaaagagtggcagccactccACTCATGAAAGATCCTCTCTCTTGTATTTTACAGAacttgaaggaacagctggacacagactttcagaaagctcacgCTAAGATcaaggcaagggagaagaggcaggaggaagaaattaaaatcatcagagaaaaacttaatcccctccctcaggctctacaaaagcaa gtgcaagtgttgacatctcaccgggcagccggcaaagacttccggcaaatgagtggcaatgaagagccccgaggctggcgtgaggcacaggaactgtccccaccaaag atctacaagggctttgtcaccaaacctgctgcagcagcagcatggtctaAAGGAGCCTTTGCTCTCCAACCTGAGAAGTGGAGCCGGGGCggtttgttcatctccagtgctgactcagctgctgctcagcaacaggagatcaaggatgactccctggagctactga ggaaaatagtgaacatggaaaatcctgtGATGAAATATACTGAGCTGGAATATATTGGCAGAGGGTGA